The Achromobacter pestifer genome includes a region encoding these proteins:
- a CDS encoding DUF4034 domain-containing protein: MQSLTAIRRDIRALVESRAYAQLDAYYADLEQQDWANTQDPGAPYFEAANSGTLFDYSTVPYQDASDFLQAWIDACPDSYHAQLVMGNFCYGRAADIRGYGWADSVTQDRWLGAALACERSAAALLRAMALCTRPIAACVTMMQLAAHFKEPYWLRALYTGNQPETLTHDDIEEEGLMDAALAHLASVGVPRLAQAPQALPAWLAPRAEHEMEQAKDYWLLRTLELRPGHLGALTAYAQYLQPRWGGSYEDIDGMASGPLCSALSEPQRNAIRWIGIHDALDSYPEADDAEAVEEYRRIFESFLARELRPTERGMALGYYAQFASYSLQDQARARALHGQSVAAFGPNEYFAQVDGPFRSFAHVSIIHHQPDDDGAFKRVLERMCGWDQVATAHALAAVAHQFGRWGFAQDPARAQQLLDRAAVLAANQMDDDFNLLAAAAMLWDGGDHEQGYFLTRQLADRRVADSACSMYDIHRGFRDNTPDSYLDDAVRDQWLQRAVEDGSPLAKYNMAHRNIFDGELDFSRRENLDKVLWLLQGAREEPRAEALARLRIGVLLRDHGTEQEQEEGVRAYLRPLVEEDDDWRAGRASAEIALAYTHGRGAKKNRFAAIEWAQHACRLQPDDEDIEDIQAQVMNSHSLVKTLGTVFGAYLGRGGVSAEDLPPKPAAQ; the protein is encoded by the coding sequence TTGCAATCCCTCACCGCCATCCGCCGCGATATCCGCGCCCTGGTTGAATCCCGCGCCTACGCGCAGCTCGACGCCTATTACGCCGATCTGGAACAGCAAGACTGGGCAAATACGCAAGACCCCGGCGCGCCCTATTTCGAGGCCGCCAATTCCGGCACGTTGTTCGACTATTCGACGGTGCCGTACCAGGACGCCTCGGATTTTCTGCAAGCCTGGATCGACGCCTGCCCGGATTCGTATCACGCACAGCTGGTGATGGGTAACTTCTGCTACGGCCGCGCCGCAGACATACGCGGTTATGGCTGGGCGGACAGCGTGACGCAGGACCGCTGGCTGGGCGCGGCGCTGGCTTGCGAGCGTTCTGCCGCTGCCTTGCTGCGGGCGATGGCGCTTTGCACGCGGCCGATTGCGGCCTGCGTGACGATGATGCAGCTGGCCGCGCATTTCAAGGAACCGTATTGGTTGCGTGCGCTGTACACGGGCAATCAGCCCGAGACCTTGACGCATGACGACATCGAGGAAGAAGGCCTGATGGATGCAGCGCTGGCGCATCTGGCATCGGTCGGCGTGCCGCGTCTCGCGCAGGCGCCGCAAGCCCTGCCGGCGTGGCTTGCGCCGCGTGCCGAGCATGAAATGGAGCAGGCCAAGGATTATTGGCTGCTGCGGACCCTGGAATTGCGGCCCGGACATCTGGGCGCGCTGACAGCTTATGCGCAATACCTGCAGCCGCGCTGGGGCGGCAGCTACGAGGATATCGACGGCATGGCCAGCGGCCCGCTGTGCTCGGCGCTTTCCGAACCGCAGCGCAATGCGATCCGCTGGATCGGAATTCATGACGCGCTGGACAGCTATCCGGAGGCCGACGATGCCGAGGCCGTTGAAGAATACCGCCGCATTTTCGAATCGTTCCTGGCGCGCGAACTGCGGCCGACGGAGCGCGGCATGGCGCTGGGCTATTACGCGCAATTCGCCAGCTATTCGCTGCAAGACCAGGCGCGCGCCCGCGCGCTGCATGGCCAAAGCGTGGCGGCATTCGGGCCGAACGAGTATTTCGCGCAGGTGGACGGGCCGTTCCGCAGTTTCGCCCACGTCAGCATCATCCATCACCAGCCCGATGACGATGGCGCATTCAAGCGCGTGCTGGAACGCATGTGCGGCTGGGACCAGGTGGCCACGGCGCATGCGCTGGCGGCCGTGGCGCATCAGTTCGGCCGTTGGGGCTTTGCGCAGGATCCTGCGCGCGCGCAGCAGCTGCTGGACCGTGCCGCGGTGCTTGCCGCCAACCAGATGGACGACGATTTCAACCTGCTGGCGGCGGCCGCGATGCTATGGGACGGCGGCGACCATGAGCAGGGATATTTCCTGACGCGTCAGCTGGCGGACCGACGCGTGGCGGACTCGGCCTGCAGCATGTACGACATCCACCGAGGCTTCCGCGACAATACGCCCGACAGCTATCTGGATGACGCGGTGCGCGACCAGTGGCTGCAGCGCGCGGTGGAGGACGGCTCGCCGCTGGCCAAGTACAACATGGCCCATCGCAATATCTTCGACGGCGAGCTGGACTTCTCGCGCCGCGAGAACCTGGACAAGGTGCTGTGGCTGCTGCAAGGCGCACGCGAGGAACCGCGCGCGGAAGCGCTGGCGCGCTTGCGCATCGGCGTGCTGCTGCGCGACCACGGCACCGAACAGGAACAGGAGGAAGGCGTGCGCGCCTATCTGCGTCCGCTGGTCGAGGAAGACGACGACTGGCGCGCTGGGCGCGCCAGCGCCGAGATCGCGCTGGCCTACACGCACGGCCGCGGCGCCAAGAAGAACCGCTTTGCCGCAATCGAGTGGGCGCAGCACGCCTGCCGCCTGCAACCGGACGACGAGGACATCGAAGACATCCAGGCGCAGGTGATGAACTCGCACAGCCTGGTCAAGACCCTAGGCACGGTGTTCGGCGCCTATCTGGGCCGCGGCGGCGTGTCTGCCGAAGACCTGCCGCCCAAGCCGGCCGCGCAGTAA
- a CDS encoding NAD(P)-dependent alcohol dehydrogenase yields MPALMKAAIFVAPGRIELTDKPIPDVGPNDALIRITTTTICGTDVHILKGEYPVAQGLTVGHEPVGVIEKLGSAVIGYQEGQRVIAGAICPSFTSYPSQDGFPSQDGAYLIPSGRCGCHGYKATAGWRFGNLIDGTQAEYVLVPDAQANLAPIPDGLTDEQVLMCPDIMSTGFKGAENANIKIGDTVAVFAQGPIGLCATAGAKLRGATTIIAIDGNDHRLEIASKMGADVTLNFKNCDVVAEVLKLTGGRGVDSSIEALGTQGTFESALRILKPGGTLSSLGVYSTDLRIPMDAFAAGLGDHQINTALCPGGKERMRRLMNVIASGRVDLGLLVTHHYKLDDIVAAYELFANQRDGVLKVAIKPH; encoded by the coding sequence ATGCCCGCTCTCATGAAAGCTGCAATCTTCGTCGCGCCCGGCCGGATCGAGCTGACCGACAAGCCCATCCCGGACGTCGGTCCCAACGACGCGCTGATCCGCATCACCACCACCACCATCTGCGGCACGGACGTACACATCCTGAAAGGCGAGTACCCCGTCGCCCAGGGCCTCACCGTGGGGCACGAACCGGTTGGCGTGATCGAAAAGCTAGGCAGCGCCGTGATCGGGTACCAGGAGGGCCAGCGCGTCATCGCCGGCGCCATTTGCCCGAGCTTCACCTCGTATCCCAGCCAGGACGGGTTCCCCAGCCAAGACGGTGCCTATCTAATCCCCAGCGGGCGCTGCGGCTGCCACGGCTACAAGGCCACGGCGGGCTGGCGCTTCGGCAATCTTATCGACGGTACGCAGGCCGAGTATGTGCTGGTGCCCGACGCGCAGGCCAACCTCGCGCCCATTCCGGACGGGCTGACCGATGAACAGGTACTAATGTGCCCGGACATCATGTCCACGGGATTCAAGGGCGCGGAGAACGCCAACATCAAGATCGGCGACACGGTGGCCGTGTTCGCGCAAGGGCCTATCGGCTTATGCGCCACGGCGGGTGCCAAGTTGCGCGGCGCCACCACCATCATTGCCATCGATGGCAATGACCACCGCCTGGAGATCGCCAGCAAGATGGGCGCGGACGTGACGCTGAATTTCAAGAATTGCGACGTCGTGGCCGAGGTGCTGAAACTCACGGGCGGACGCGGCGTCGATTCATCCATCGAGGCCCTAGGCACCCAGGGCACGTTCGAATCGGCCTTGCGCATCCTCAAGCCGGGCGGCACGTTGTCCAGCCTGGGGGTGTATTCCACCGACCTGCGCATACCCATGGACGCCTTTGCCGCCGGGCTGGGCGATCACCAGATCAACACCGCGCTGTGCCCTGGCGGCAAGGAGCGCATGCGCCGCCTGATGAACGTGATCGCCTCGGGGCGCGTGGATCTGGGCTTGTTGGTCACGCACCACTACAAGCTGGATGACATCGTCGCGGCCTACGAGCTGTTCGCCAACCAGCGCGACGGGGTGTTGAAAGTAGCGATCAAGCCGCACTGA
- a CDS encoding HD domain-containing protein yields MNIENIKGRLAFLQEAEKLKSVLRSGFTSTGRPESTAEHSWRLCLMAMVFEDELAGLDMLKVLKLCVLHDLGEAIHGDVPAIEKHQHPGKNEQEKADLLHLTRSLDEKQRAGIMALWQEYEDAVTPEAKAVKALDKLETILQHTQGLNPPDFDYGFNLTYGQKHTEADPLFALVRSILDEKTRARIDPQT; encoded by the coding sequence GTGAATATCGAGAACATCAAAGGCCGGCTGGCTTTTTTGCAGGAAGCCGAAAAACTCAAAAGCGTGCTGCGTAGCGGATTCACGTCTACCGGCCGCCCCGAAAGTACGGCCGAGCACAGCTGGCGCCTGTGCCTGATGGCCATGGTCTTCGAGGACGAACTGGCCGGCCTGGATATGCTCAAGGTCCTGAAACTGTGCGTGCTCCATGATCTGGGCGAGGCCATACATGGCGACGTTCCTGCAATCGAGAAACACCAGCATCCGGGCAAGAACGAGCAGGAGAAAGCCGACCTGCTGCATCTGACTCGATCCCTGGACGAGAAACAGCGGGCCGGCATCATGGCGCTTTGGCAGGAATATGAGGATGCCGTCACCCCGGAAGCCAAAGCCGTCAAAGCCCTGGATAAGCTGGAAACCATCCTGCAGCACACGCAGGGCCTCAATCCGCCGGATTTTGATTATGGGTTCAATCTGACCTACGGCCAGAAACACACCGAGGCGGATCCCTTGTTTGCCTTGGTACGCAGCATCCTGGACGAGAAAACGCGCGCGCGCATTGATCCGCAGACCTGA
- a CDS encoding DMT family transporter, with protein sequence MSERAKAVCAAAVTGALVGAAMVSTRAVSNDVSAETLAFLRYAIGAVVLVAPMLRRWSVRFTAKDFCAVAGLGILQFAMLILLLNYALARLPAATCALVFSTLPLVTLCLAIATGRERFSWTRLIGAGVAVSGIALLLQPSAAAVGGAADGWAWAALLGATFIGAACSLLYRPYLQRYPAMYVSVVAMFVSVLFLAGVCLARGAPLLPSMSGFQWANVVFIGLSSAVGYFCLLWALSRLEASRVMSFQALAPITAVLIELLNGSYPLTWRLTGAFVLVLSGVWFGTHERRAAA encoded by the coding sequence ATGAGTGAACGCGCCAAAGCGGTTTGTGCTGCCGCCGTCACGGGCGCGCTGGTGGGGGCCGCGATGGTCTCTACGCGTGCAGTGTCGAATGACGTCTCAGCGGAAACGCTGGCCTTCCTGCGTTATGCCATAGGGGCGGTTGTGCTCGTCGCGCCCATGCTGCGGCGCTGGTCGGTGCGTTTCACGGCCAAGGATTTCTGTGCGGTGGCGGGCCTGGGCATACTGCAATTCGCGATGCTGATACTGCTGTTGAACTACGCGCTGGCGCGGCTGCCGGCCGCCACGTGCGCGCTGGTGTTTTCCACGTTGCCGCTGGTAACCCTGTGCCTCGCGATTGCCACGGGACGCGAACGGTTCAGTTGGACGCGGCTGATCGGCGCGGGCGTGGCGGTTTCGGGGATTGCACTGTTGCTGCAACCCTCTGCTGCCGCGGTAGGCGGCGCCGCTGACGGTTGGGCTTGGGCTGCGTTGCTGGGCGCGACGTTTATCGGCGCGGCTTGCAGTCTTTTATATCGTCCGTACTTGCAGCGTTATCCGGCCATGTATGTCAGCGTGGTGGCGATGTTTGTCTCGGTGTTGTTCCTGGCGGGCGTCTGTCTGGCTCGTGGCGCGCCATTGTTGCCCAGCATGTCGGGCTTTCAATGGGCGAATGTGGTGTTCATCGGGCTTTCCAGCGCGGTGGGCTATTTCTGCCTGCTGTGGGCGCTGAGCCGCCTGGAGGCGAGCCGGGTGATGTCGTTTCAGGCGCTGGCGCCGATCACGGCAGTGTTGATCGAACTGTTGAATGGCTCATACCCGCTGACCTGGCGCCTGACGGGCGCTTTCGTGCTGGTGCTGTCCGGCGTCTGGTTTGGCACGCATGAGCGGCGCGCCGCAGCTTGA
- a CDS encoding GNAT family N-acetyltransferase, giving the protein MNEIQNLLSDKVPLPYVLRDPRPGDMGLVVANQAMVYAQEFGWNAEYEALVAEIVAKFIREFDRDGERCWIAEKDGKMAGSVFVVRQDETTAKLRLLYVDGSARGLGIGHRLVDECLRFARQAGYKRMVLWTNSVLTDARRIYEKAGFELVEEEQHHSFGKDLVGQYWARNL; this is encoded by the coding sequence ATGAACGAAATCCAGAACCTGCTCAGCGATAAAGTCCCCCTGCCCTATGTGCTGCGCGATCCAAGGCCGGGCGATATGGGTTTGGTGGTGGCAAACCAGGCCATGGTCTACGCGCAAGAGTTCGGCTGGAACGCGGAGTACGAGGCGCTGGTGGCCGAGATCGTGGCGAAGTTCATCCGGGAGTTCGACCGCGATGGCGAGCGCTGCTGGATCGCGGAGAAGGACGGGAAGATGGCGGGCTCGGTCTTCGTGGTGCGGCAGGACGAAACCACGGCGAAGCTGCGCCTGCTGTACGTGGACGGCTCGGCGCGCGGGCTGGGCATCGGCCATCGGCTGGTGGACGAGTGCCTGCGGTTTGCGCGGCAGGCGGGCTACAAGCGCATGGTGTTGTGGACCAATAGCGTGCTGACGGATGCGCGCCGGATCTATGAGAAGGCCGGCTTCGAGCTGGTCGAGGAAGAGCAGCACCACAGCTTCGGCAAGGATCTGGTGGGGCAGTATTGGGCGCGGAATCTGTAA